From one Tachysurus vachellii isolate PV-2020 chromosome 23, HZAU_Pvac_v1, whole genome shotgun sequence genomic stretch:
- the LOC132838500 gene encoding uncharacterized protein LOC132838500 — MEIKLDIRFGVLIVLLQVLCGVEATPCSPGFASDVFVLIVHRSHLQRGTRIGAVVFHDCSGRTQSIFDTADKRFRVDSDGTVKLKRQVTLHNGHKVFSVHAWDSKGKKHTALVRVEHEGSANHHKEQQEDVEASELVQLQSPSIPLLEFPKSSGLRRRKREWVIPPVKILENERGPFPSKLVQIKSSHDKETKMVYRITGVGADQPPVGLFTIDKFTGQMYVGRPLDREAKDKYVLQAHAESLTDAVVEPAMEVIVEVLDSNDNLPVFTQDPFIGSVPEASKPGFEFMTVSATDADDPNTDHAAIRYFIVEQIPPEPHPNMFAINPMSGAIRVNIDGLDREKYREYTLKIQAADMNGDGRAVPGTAVITVTDSNDNAPKFAKTLFNVTVPEDKVGVIVAKLPVTDEDEPQSSAWAAKFRIVSGDPSGFFNISTGPSKQDGIITTIKGLDYENNNKFTLLVAVENEVPFARALPTSTATVIVNVLDVNEAPVFDPKEMIVSKPEDLAIDSELTVYTATDPDTYRNQKLTYRVGNDPAGWLTVIPDTGLIKVRSSMDRESTFVKDGKYRALILAIDDDVLPATGTGTLIIELEDVNDNVPTIEEQKIQFCNKDSVPRTLAVVDKDGPGFAAPFTVELQGDSKNNWTARMNDSKTGIILALKMPLQQGPYNVVMRVYDNQLQSQVNTVPVTVCDCKGEDFKCKDLRAADFGLPGVLGILGAILALLLLLLLLLLFLKRKGTKKEQPLINDDDIRDNVYCYDEEGGGEDDQDYDLSVLHRGLDNRPDVFRNDVAPTFMPAPQYRPRPANPEEIGTFIDDNLKAADNDPTAPPYDSLLVFDYEGGGSEAGSLSSLNSSSSGDQDYDRIGEWGPRFKKLADMYGGGEDYSFPQIDKLKISTQVQRSLVSQAKRIIFWTFIPRRMEIKLDIRFGVLIVLLQVLCGVEATPCSPGFASDVFVLIVHRSHLQRGTRIGAVVFHDCSGRTQSIFDTADKRFRVDSDGTVKLKRPVTLRNGHKVFSVHAWDSKGKKHTALVRVEHEGSANHHKEQQEYVEASELVQLQSPSIPLLEFPKSSGLRRRKREWVIPPVKILENERGPFPSKLVQIKSSHDKETKMVYRITGDGADQPPVGLFTIDKFTGQMYVGRPLDREAKDKYVLQAHAESLTDAVVEPAMEVIVEVLDSNDNLPVFTQDPFIGSVPEASKPGFEFMTVSATDADDPNTDHAAIRYSIVEQIPPEPHPNMFAINPMSGAIRVNIDGLDREKYREYTLKIQAADMNGDGRAVPGTAVITVTDSNDNAPKFTKNLFNVTVPEDKVGVIVAKLPVTDEDEPQSSAWAAKFRIVSGDPSGFFNISTGPSKQDGIITTIKGLDYENNNKFTLLVAVENEVPFARALPTSTATVIVNVLDVNEAPVFDPKEMIVSKPEDLAIDSELTVYTATDPDTYRNQKLTYRVGNDPAGWLTVIPDTGLIKVRSSMDRESTFVKDGKYRALILAIDDDVLPATGTGTLIIELEDVNDNAPTIEEREINICNKDSAPRTLAVVDKDGPGFAAPFTVELQGDSKNNWTARMNDSKTGIILTLKMPLQQGTYNVVMRVYDNQLQSQVNTVLVTVCDCTGEDFNCKDLRAADFGLPGVLGILGAILALLLLLLLLLLFLKRKGTKKEQPLINDDDIRDNVYCYDEEGGGEDDQDYDLSVLHRGLDNRPDVFRNDVAPTFMPAPQYRPRPANPEEIGTFIDDNLKAADNDPTAPPYDSLLVFDYEGGGSEAGSLSSLNSSSSGDQDYDRIGEWGPRFKKLADMYGGGED; from the exons ATGGAGATTAAATTGGACATACGGTTTGGAGTTTTGATCGTTTTACTACAG GTCCTCTGCGGTGTGGAGGCGACGCCATGTTCCCCAGGCTTTGCTTCAGATGTGTTTGTCCTCATAGTTCACAGGTCTCACCTGCAGAGGGGCACGAGGATCGGTGCAG TTGTTTTCCACGACTGCAGCGGAAGGACACAGTCCATCTTTGACACTGCTGATAAGCGGTTTCGTGTAGATTCAGATGGCACAGTGAAGCTGAAGAGACAGGTCACTCTGCATAATGGCCATAAGGTGTTCTCTGTCCATGCGTGGGACTCCAAGGGAAAGAAACACACTGCATTGGTGAGAGTGGAACATGAGGGTAGTGCTAACCACCATAAGGAGCAGCAGGAAGATGTTGAGGCATCTGAGCTTGTGCAG CTTCAATCTCCCTCGATTCCGCTTCTGGAGTTTCCAAAATCAAGCGGGTTgcggaggagaaagagagagtgggtCATTCCACCGGTCAAAATCTTGGAGAACGAGAGAGGTCCTTTTCCTAGTAAGCTTGTGCAG ATTAAATCCAGTCATGATAAAGAAACCAAGATGGTGTACAGAATCACTGGTGTCGGTGCAGACCAGCCTCCAGTGGGACTGTTTACAATAGACAAATTCACTGGTCAAATGTATGTGGGGAGGCCTCTTGACCGAGAAGCTAAAGATAAATATGTG CTGCAAGCCCATGCTGAGTCACTTACTGATGCTGTTGTAGAACCTGCCATGGAGGTTATAGTTGAAGTGCTGGACAGTAATGATAACCTTCCTGTCTTCACCCAAGATCCATTCATTGGCAGTGTACCAGAAGCTTCAAAACCAG GCTTTGAGTTCATGACAGTCAGTGCCACTGATGCAGATGATCCAAACACTGACCATGCTGCTATTAGGTACTTCATTGTTGAGCAGATTCCACCAGAACCACATCCTAACATGTTTGCGATTAACCCTATGAGTGGAGCAATCCGAGTGAATATTGATGGACTGGACAGAGAG aaatatagagAATACACCTTGAAAATTCAAGCAGCAGATATGAATGGGGACGGCCGCGCAGTTCCTGGAACAGCTGTTATTACAGTCACAGACAGCAATGACAATGCACCTAAATTTGCCAAGACCTTG TTCAATGTTACTGTCCCAGAGGATAAAGTGGGAGTTATTGTGGCAAAACTGCCAGTGACTGACGAAGATGAACCACAATCATCTGCCTGGGCAGCAAAATTTAGGATTGTTAGTGGTGACCCAAGTGGATTTTTCAACATTAGCACAGGACCAAGCAAACAGGACGGCATCATTACCACGATCAAG GGGTTGGACTAtgagaacaacaacaaattCACACTGCTGGTAGCTGTGGAAAATGAGGTTCCATTTGCTAGAGCTTTGCCTACCTCCACTGCTACTGTTATCGTAAATGTTCTTGATGTGAACGAGGCTCCAGTGTTTGATCCCAAGGAGATGATTGTTTCCAAACCTGAAGATCTAGCAATTGATAGTGAACTGACAGTGTACACTGCCACTGATCCGGACACGTACCGGAACCAGAAATTGAC gtatCGTGTAGGCAATGATCCTGCTGGCTGGCTGACTGTTATCCCAGACACTGGACTAATCAAAGTCAGGAGTTCTATGGACAGAGAATCAACTTTTGTGAAAGATGGCAAATACAGAGCCCTAATTCTAGCTATAGATGATG ATGTCCTTCCAGCAACTGGAACTGGTACACTTATAATTGAGCTGGAGGATGTGAATGATAACGTTCCAACAATTGAGGAGCAGAAAATCCAATTTTGTAATAAGGATTCCGTTCCAAGGACCCTGGCTGTGGTTGATAAGGATGGACCTGGCTTTGCTGCTCCTTTCACCGTAGAGCTGCAAGGAGATAGCAAGAACAATTGGACTGCTAGGATGAATGATTCAA AAACAGGGATCATACTTGCACTTAAGATGCCACTCCAACAGGGACCTTACAATGTTGTTATGAGGGTGTACGACAACCAGCTCCAATCGCAAGTCAACACTGTGCCGGTCACTGTATGTGACTGCAAAGGAGAGGACTTTAAGTGCAAAGACCTGCGTGCAGCAGACTTTGGCCTTCCTGGGGTGCTCGGAATTCTGGGGGCTATTTTGGCTCTGCTGT TGCTGCTCTTGCTGCTGCTTCTGTTCCTTAAAAGGAAAGGCACTAAGAAAGAGCAGCCCCTTATTAACGACGATGATATCCGTGACAATGTTTACTGTTATGATGAAGAGGGTGGTGGAGAAGATGATCAG GATTATGATCTGAGCGTTTTGCACAGAGGCCTTGACAACCGCCCTGATGTGTTCCGCAACGATGTGGCTCCCACCTTTATGCCTGCTCCACAATATCGGCCGCGGCCTGCAAACCCAGAGGAGATCGGCACCTTCATTGATGAC AACCTGAAGGCGGCTGATAACGACCCCACAGCTCCCCCCTATGACTCTCTGCTGGTGTTTGATTATGAAGGTGGTGGATCAGAGGCAGGATCCCTCAGCTCCCTGAACTCCTCCAGCTCAGGAGATCAGGACTATGATCGTATTGGTGAGTGGGGACCGCGCTTCAAGAAACTAGCTGACATGTATGGAGGAGGAGAGGACT ACTCATTTCCTCAAATCGACAAGTTAAAAATCTCTACGCAGGTTCAGCGCAGTTTGGTCTCTCAAGCTAAAAGGATTATATTTTGGACTTTCATTCCGCGCCGAATGGAGATTAAATTGGACATACGGTTTGGAGTTTTGATCGTTTTACTACAG GTCCTCTGCGGTGTGGAGGCGACGCCATGTTCCCCAGGCTTTGCTTCAGATGTGTTTGTCCTCATAGTTCACAGGTCTCACCTGCAGAGGGGCACGAGGATCGGTGCAG TTGTTTTCCACGACTGCAGCGGAAGGACACAGTCCATCTTTGACACTGCTGATAAGCGGTTTCGTGTAGATTCAGATGGCACAGTGAAGCTGAAGAGACCGGTCACTCTGCGTAATGGCCATAAGGTGTTCTCTGTCCATGCGTGGGACTCCAAGGGAAAGAAACACACTGCATTGGTGAGAGTGGAACATGAGGGTAGTGCTAACCACCATAAGGAGCAGCAGGAATATGTTGAGGCATCTGAGCTTGTGCAG CTTCAATCTCCCTCGATTCCGCTTCTGGAGTTTCCAAAATCAAGCGGGTTgcggaggagaaagagagagtgggtCATTCCACCGGTCAAAATCTTGGAGAACGAGAGAGGTCCTTTTCCTAGTAAGCTTGTGCAG ATTAAATCCAGTCATGATAAAGAAACCAAGATGGTGTACAGAATCACTGGTGACGGTGCAGACCAGCCTCCAGTGGGACTGTTTACAATAGACAAATTCACTGGTCAAATGTATGTGGGGAGGCCTCTTGACCGAGAAGCTAAAGATAAATATGTG CTGCAAGCCCATGCTGAGTCACTTACTGATGCTGTTGTAGAACCTGCCATGGAGGTTATAGTTGAAGTGCTGGACAGTAATGATAACCTTCCTGTCTTCACCCAAGATCCATTCATTGGCAGTGTACCAGAAGCTTCAAAACCAG GCTTTGAGTTCATGACAGTCAGTGCCACTGATGCAGATGATCCAAACACTGACCATGCTGCTATTAGGTACTCCATTGTTGAGCAGATTCCACCAGAACCACATCCTAACATGTTTGCGATTAACCCTATGAGTGGAGCAATCCGAGTGAATATTGATGGACTGGACAGAGAG aaatatagagAATACACCTTGAAAATTCAAGCAGCAGATATGAATGGGGACGGCCGCGCAGTTCCTGGAACAGCTGTTATTACAGTCACAGACAGCAATGACAATGCACCTAAATTTACCAAGAACTTG TTCAATGTTACTGTCCCAGAGGATAAAGTGGGAGTTATTGTGGCAAAACTGCCAGTGACTGACGAAGATGAACCACAATCATCTGCCTGGGCAGCAAAATTTAGGATTGTTAGTGGTGACCCAAGTGGATTTTTCAACATTAGCACAGGACCAAGCAAACAGGACGGCATCATTACCACGATCAAG GGGTTGGACTAtgagaacaacaacaaattCACACTGCTGGTAGCTGTGGAAAATGAGGTTCCATTTGCTAGAGCTTTGCCTACCTCCACTGCTACTGTTATCGTAAATGTTCTTGATGTGAACGAGGCTCCAGTGTTTGATCCCAAGGAGATGATTGTTTCCAAACCTGAAGATCTAGCAATTGATAGTGAACTGACAGTGTACACTGCCACTGATCCGGACACGTACCGGAACCAGAAATTGAC gtatCGTGTAGGCAATGATCCTGCTGGCTGGCTGACTGTTATCCCAGACACTGGACTAATCAAAGTCAGGAGTTCTATGGACAGAGAATCAACTTTTGTGAAAGATGGCAAATACAGAGCCCTAATTCTAGCTATAGATGATG ATGTCCTTCCAGCAACTGGAACTGGTACACTTATAATTGAGCTGGAGGATGTGAATGATAACGCTCCAACAATTGAGGAGCGGGAAATCAACATATGTAATAAGGATTCCGCTCCAAGGACCCTGGCTGTGGTTGATAAGGATGGACCTGGCTTTGCTGCTCCTTTCACCGTAGAGCTGCAAGGAGATAGCAAGAACAATTGGACTGCTAGGATGAATGATTCAA AAACAGGGATCATACTTACACTTAAGATGCCACTCCAACAGGGAACTTACAATGTTGTTATGAGGGTGTACGACAACCAGCTCCAATCGCAAGTCAACACTGTGCTGGTCACTGTATGTGACTGCACAGGAGAGGACTTTAACTGCAAAGACCTGCGTGCAGCAGACTTTGGCCTTCCTGGGGTGCTTGGAATTCTGGGGGCTATTTTGGCTCTGCTGT TGCTGCTCTTGCTGCTGCTTCTGTTCCTTAAAAGGAAAGGCACTAAGAAAGAGCAGCCCCTTATTAACGACGATGATATCCGTGACAATGTTTACTGTTATGATGAAGAGGGTGGTGGAGAAGATGATCAG GATTATGATCTGAGCGTTTTGCACAGAGGCCTTGACAACCGCCCTGATGTGTTCCGCAACGATGTGGCTCCCACCTTTATGCCTGCTCCACAATATCGGCCGCGGCCTGCGAACCCAGAGGAGATCGGCACCTTCATTGATGAC AACCTGAAGGCGGCTGATAACGACCCCACAGCTCCCCCCTATGACTCTCTGCTGGTGTTTGATTATGAAGGTGGTGGATCAGAGGCAGGATCCCTCAGCTCCCTGAACTCCTCCAGCTCAGGAGATCAGGACTATGATCGTATTGGTGAGTGGGGACCGCGCTTCAAGAAACTAGCTGACATGTATGGAGGAGGAGAGGACTAA